A single window of Chitinophaga sp. XS-30 DNA harbors:
- a CDS encoding hemerythrin domain-containing protein, producing the protein MQRHPNLIPLSHEHKSLLFVCRYLKKDAAPYEGYPLDAQSKLAYMVKVFQEIMVPHIQKEDHLFEQCYGRSAAIDVMLDELREEHRIISGMYSALVDHPDLVEAMHTIAVSLEAHIRKEERVVYEKLQEELPDIINTISFDNHP; encoded by the coding sequence ATGCAGCGCCATCCGAACCTGATTCCACTATCGCATGAGCATAAAAGCCTCCTGTTTGTTTGCAGGTATCTGAAAAAAGATGCTGCACCTTATGAAGGGTACCCCCTGGACGCCCAGTCAAAACTCGCCTACATGGTAAAGGTCTTTCAGGAGATCATGGTGCCGCACATCCAGAAAGAAGATCATCTCTTTGAGCAATGCTACGGCCGGAGTGCCGCTATCGACGTGATGCTGGACGAGCTGCGGGAAGAGCACCGCATTATATCCGGTATGTACAGCGCCTTGGTGGACCATCCCGATCTGGTGGAAGCCATGCACACCATCGCCGTCAGTCTTGAAGCCCACATCCGCAAGGAAGAACGGGTAGTGTACGAGAAATTGCAGGAGGAACTTCCAGATATTATCAACACGATCAGCTTTGATAACCATCCCTGA
- a CDS encoding TonB-dependent receptor domain-containing protein yields MKKIIKLLTLSVLLINVNNMAQAQDANGQQVRKGRISGFVQREDRKPVEFATVTLLRVKDSSLVKGAIADIEGKYEFEGIPGGRYLVAAVNMGMKKSFSAPFTLNGQPVKVPALVLTAETHNLKEVNVTAKRPFIEQKADKMVVNVENSIVAAGGTAMEVLQQSPGVQVDKDDNISMRGKNGVVIMIDGKPTNMSAQDVAQLLKNMPSSNVDQIELIANPSAKYDAAGNAGIINIKLKKNNSYGTNGSVNIGGGQGKLPKFNTGLSLNHRNERLNAYGSYNYNYNGNFENLLIYRDNMEESGRMVFDQETYIDKRSNYHGAKAGVDYFINKNHTIGVMANLALGDWHGDGNSVTWIGNGMAIDSSLKTKTDNTSRWDRQSYNLNYRGKLDTTGKELNIDLDYSRNVDKRDNHLYSAFMDGSGEVYYRGDTTRSLQPSIIDIKTVKIDYTHPLKKDAKLEAGIKLSYVNSDNNSRFDSMKVAKWEYDVNRSNYFIYEENVNAAYLNYSRQFKKLGVQAGLRAEQTNVKGNSITLQQVNDTSYLNFFPSVFFSYQASDNHQWGISYSRRLQRPNYNNLNPFEFFLDRYTKAGGNPNLRPQYSDNFELRHTFKSFLNTAIGYSHTSDMLSRILEPGVDPKTGDTTILVYKYMNVAERDNVNLNISAPLPVTKWWKSFTNISVFYNAFETVVSGELIKRSSGGFYGQTQHTFTLTKSLSAEASFDYVSPQISDEGLFKMKSMYALNIGFSQQVLKKKGTVRLNVNDVFNNRRFRGEYTTTNREVSLANRWDSRQIRASFTYRFGNSNVKEARKRRTGLEDELNRVN; encoded by the coding sequence ATGAAAAAGATCATCAAATTGTTGACCCTGAGCGTTTTACTAATTAATGTAAACAACATGGCTCAGGCACAGGACGCAAACGGCCAGCAAGTCCGGAAGGGCCGGATCAGCGGATTCGTGCAGCGGGAAGACCGTAAACCGGTTGAATTTGCCACGGTCACACTCCTCCGGGTAAAGGATTCTTCCCTTGTAAAAGGCGCCATTGCCGATATCGAAGGCAAATATGAGTTCGAAGGCATTCCGGGAGGCCGCTACCTGGTGGCAGCCGTGAACATGGGCATGAAAAAAAGCTTCAGCGCGCCGTTTACCCTGAACGGTCAACCCGTAAAAGTGCCGGCATTGGTACTGACAGCGGAAACCCATAACCTGAAAGAAGTAAATGTGACCGCAAAAAGGCCATTCATCGAACAGAAAGCCGATAAAATGGTGGTCAATGTAGAAAACAGCATCGTGGCTGCCGGGGGCACCGCCATGGAAGTGCTGCAACAATCCCCCGGTGTACAGGTAGATAAAGACGACAATATATCCATGCGTGGCAAGAACGGTGTGGTCATTATGATCGACGGCAAACCCACGAACATGTCTGCCCAGGACGTTGCCCAGCTGCTAAAAAACATGCCCAGCTCTAATGTAGACCAGATAGAGCTGATCGCCAATCCTTCCGCCAAATACGATGCAGCGGGCAACGCCGGGATTATCAACATCAAACTGAAAAAGAACAATAGTTATGGCACTAACGGCAGTGTGAACATCGGCGGTGGACAGGGCAAACTGCCCAAATTCAACACCGGCCTCAGCCTGAATCACCGCAACGAACGCCTGAACGCCTACGGTTCTTATAATTACAATTACAACGGGAACTTCGAGAACCTGCTGATCTACCGCGATAATATGGAGGAGAGTGGCCGTATGGTTTTCGACCAGGAGACCTATATCGACAAACGGTCCAATTACCATGGTGCCAAAGCCGGAGTGGACTACTTCATCAATAAAAATCACACGATAGGGGTAATGGCGAATCTTGCGCTGGGAGACTGGCATGGTGATGGAAACAGCGTAACCTGGATCGGCAACGGCATGGCGATTGATTCCAGCCTGAAAACGAAAACGGATAATACGTCCCGCTGGGACCGCCAGTCATACAACCTCAACTACCGCGGCAAACTGGATACTACGGGGAAAGAGCTGAATATCGATCTGGATTATTCGCGCAACGTAGACAAACGCGACAATCACCTGTACTCTGCTTTTATGGACGGCTCCGGCGAGGTGTACTACCGCGGGGATACCACCCGCAGCCTGCAACCCTCCATCATCGATATAAAAACGGTGAAGATCGACTACACCCATCCGCTGAAGAAGGATGCGAAGCTGGAGGCCGGTATAAAACTAAGCTATGTCAATTCCGATAATAATTCCCGCTTCGATTCCATGAAAGTGGCGAAATGGGAATATGATGTGAACCGCTCCAATTATTTCATCTACGAGGAGAATGTGAATGCTGCGTACCTTAACTACAGCAGGCAATTCAAGAAACTGGGCGTACAGGCTGGTCTCCGTGCCGAGCAAACCAACGTGAAAGGCAATTCCATAACGCTGCAACAGGTGAATGATACCAGTTATCTGAACTTTTTTCCGAGCGTGTTCTTCAGCTATCAGGCCAGTGATAACCACCAGTGGGGGATTTCCTACAGCCGCAGATTGCAGCGCCCGAATTATAACAACCTGAACCCGTTCGAATTTTTCCTCGACCGTTATACCAAGGCCGGCGGCAATCCGAACCTGCGCCCGCAGTATTCAGACAACTTTGAGCTGCGCCATACTTTCAAATCGTTCCTGAACACGGCCATCGGTTACAGTCACACGAGCGACATGCTGTCCCGCATCCTGGAACCGGGTGTGGACCCGAAGACAGGGGACACCACGATCCTCGTCTATAAATATATGAATGTGGCCGAGCGGGACAATGTCAACCTGAACATTTCAGCTCCGCTGCCTGTCACCAAATGGTGGAAGAGCTTTACCAATATCTCTGTATTCTACAATGCTTTTGAAACGGTGGTGAGCGGAGAACTGATCAAGCGTTCTTCCGGAGGGTTCTACGGGCAGACCCAGCATACCTTTACGCTGACCAAGAGCCTGTCCGCCGAAGCCTCCTTCGACTATGTATCTCCACAGATATCCGATGAAGGCCTGTTCAAAATGAAAAGCATGTATGCCCTCAACATCGGGTTCTCTCAGCAGGTACTGAAGAAGAAAGGAACCGTGCGGCTGAATGTGAACGATGTTTTCAATAACCGGCGTTTCAGGGGTGAATATACCACCACCAACCGGGAGGTTAGTCTTGCTAACCGCTGGGATAGCCGCCAGATAAGGGCTTCTTTCACCTATCGCTTCGGCAACTCCAATGTAAAAGAGGCCCGCAAACGCAGGACCGGACTGGAGGACGAGCTGAACCGGGTGAATTAG
- a CDS encoding RNA polymerase sigma factor: MPVTDQIVVRCRKGDARAFHELYEAYSKAMYNICLRMTGHASDAEDVLQEAFVQVFRNLEKLESDSSLTAWIKRIVVNHCLSYLRRKKVYWEEVGDTEAAAETGVDEEEHALTVSIVKDAIRELPDGYRTVLNLYIFEEYSHREIAGMLGITESTVKTQFMRAKEKVRQLVKLKTGQG, from the coding sequence ATGCCTGTAACAGATCAGATCGTGGTGCGTTGCCGCAAGGGCGACGCGCGGGCTTTCCATGAGCTGTATGAGGCGTATTCCAAAGCGATGTACAACATCTGTCTCCGGATGACGGGGCATGCCAGCGATGCGGAAGATGTGCTGCAGGAAGCATTTGTGCAGGTTTTCCGGAACCTGGAGAAGCTGGAATCGGACAGCAGCCTCACCGCCTGGATCAAACGCATCGTGGTGAACCATTGCCTGAGCTATCTGCGCAGGAAAAAGGTGTACTGGGAAGAAGTAGGGGATACGGAAGCTGCGGCGGAAACAGGGGTGGATGAAGAGGAGCACGCGCTCACGGTTTCCATTGTAAAGGATGCCATCCGGGAATTGCCGGACGGTTACCGCACGGTACTGAACCTTTACATCTTTGAAGAATATTCTCACCGGGAGATCGCCGGCATGCTGGGGATCACCGAGTCAACCGTTAAAACACAATTCATGCGTGCCAAGGAAAAAGTGAGGCAGCTGGTAAAACTAAAAACAGGGCAAGGATGA
- a CDS encoding DUF4097 family beta strand repeat-containing protein, whose product MLSKSTILLILCFPAAAFAGKGNQEHRIRLTKEFSVSPGSRVEVNNKYGKIVINIWNKPECKAEIEIVGFGKTNEQARKIAEMVEIQATSPGGQVKLETKYNPSAGGSWLWGGKRDSRDYVNVNYVISVPPNLGVLALRNNFGDILARELPFRVSDIAINYGFLDIGNAAHLLKVTMNYTDKARVGKAVQMQVNANYSNLRCEKVDKLQINSNNSNYTIGNAEVLRLNCNYDDYKINTTGNINLNGNYTDVKTEQLKNTGVFSTNYSDVVIGRLHPTFTALTISGRYSDYKIGMDKNTPFRVTASLRYGDLSAKSFEWKDVKSEKKNQNLSFSAITTNATNAAALIRINGSYCDVKLGGD is encoded by the coding sequence ATGTTATCTAAATCTACCATATTGTTGATTTTATGCTTTCCTGCAGCCGCTTTCGCGGGGAAAGGGAATCAGGAACACCGGATCAGGCTGACGAAGGAATTCAGCGTATCCCCCGGTTCAAGGGTGGAAGTGAATAACAAGTATGGCAAGATCGTCATCAATATATGGAACAAACCGGAATGCAAGGCCGAGATAGAGATCGTTGGCTTTGGAAAGACAAACGAACAGGCCCGTAAAATTGCCGAAATGGTAGAGATACAGGCCACTTCGCCGGGCGGCCAGGTAAAGCTGGAAACCAAATACAATCCTTCAGCAGGCGGTTCCTGGCTCTGGGGCGGGAAACGGGATTCGAGGGATTATGTGAACGTGAACTATGTGATCTCCGTACCGCCTAACCTTGGTGTACTGGCGCTCAGGAATAATTTCGGGGATATCCTGGCGAGGGAACTGCCCTTCCGGGTATCGGATATCGCTATCAACTACGGATTCCTGGACATCGGGAATGCAGCGCATCTGCTGAAAGTGACGATGAATTATACGGATAAAGCCCGGGTAGGGAAAGCGGTACAGATGCAGGTCAACGCCAACTATTCCAACCTGCGCTGTGAGAAAGTGGACAAGCTCCAGATCAATTCCAATAACAGCAACTATACCATCGGAAATGCGGAGGTGCTGCGGCTCAACTGCAATTACGATGACTACAAAATAAATACGACCGGCAATATCAACCTGAACGGCAATTATACGGACGTGAAAACGGAGCAGTTGAAGAACACCGGCGTATTTTCCACGAACTATTCAGATGTGGTGATCGGCCGCCTGCATCCTACCTTTACCGCGTTGACCATCAGCGGCAGGTATTCCGACTACAAGATCGGTATGGACAAAAATACCCCCTTCCGGGTGACGGCTTCCCTGCGGTATGGGGACCTGAGTGCCAAGAGTTTCGAATGGAAGGATGTGAAGTCCGAAAAAAAGAATCAAAACCTCTCCTTTTCCGCCATAACTACCAATGCTACAAACGCAGCTGCACTTATCAGGATCAATGGGTCTTACTGCGATGTAAAATTGGGAGGAGATTAA
- a CDS encoding head GIN domain-containing protein → MKVQALMMPVLLSACLLVSAAVKSQQKISGNGSIKKETRDAKQPFNEISVSGEYKVYISQGSTQSIELEAESNLLPYIETEIQGDDLRIRVKRGHNIRPSREVVVRITVVKLEGIASSGSSHFSSQGTLKGNSLEIAMSGKSVTALDLQYDKLEVSISGSGKVTLNGQSDKTEIAISGAADIFAADMKSRDVEVAISGSGNAHVQATGKLEVAISGSGNVKYRGSPASVEQAVSGQGRIVKE, encoded by the coding sequence ATGAAAGTGCAAGCACTGATGATGCCTGTGTTGTTATCCGCATGCCTGTTGGTTTCTGCAGCAGTGAAATCCCAGCAGAAGATCAGCGGCAACGGCAGCATCAAAAAAGAAACGCGTGATGCGAAACAGCCTTTTAACGAGATCTCCGTTTCCGGGGAGTACAAGGTGTACATAAGCCAGGGCAGTACGCAGTCAATTGAGCTGGAAGCCGAAAGTAACCTCCTGCCTTATATTGAGACCGAGATACAGGGGGATGATCTGCGTATTCGCGTAAAACGCGGCCATAATATCCGCCCTTCCAGGGAGGTAGTGGTCCGTATTACGGTGGTGAAACTGGAGGGGATCGCCTCCAGCGGCAGTTCTCATTTTTCCAGCCAGGGCACCCTTAAAGGCAACAGCCTGGAAATTGCGATGAGCGGTAAAAGTGTAACGGCGCTGGACCTGCAGTACGACAAGTTGGAAGTAAGTATTTCCGGTTCGGGTAAAGTGACGCTGAATGGGCAATCTGACAAGACGGAGATCGCTATTTCCGGGGCTGCGGATATTTTTGCGGCAGATATGAAATCCAGGGATGTGGAAGTAGCTATTTCCGGCAGCGGGAATGCGCATGTGCAGGCTACAGGCAAACTGGAAGTGGCCATTTCCGGTTCCGGCAACGTGAAATATCGCGGCTCTCCTGCAAGTGTGGAACAAGCCGTTTCCGGTCAGGGCAGGATAGTGAAGGAGTAG
- a CDS encoding helix-turn-helix domain-containing protein, translating into MRNKPTDIIFIFSTNLRRIRMQKGFSQRELSARCNVDNADISRMENGDINITLRTLEQLANALDVAILELLTIHHQQ; encoded by the coding sequence ATGAGAAATAAGCCGACAGACATCATCTTTATATTCAGTACAAACCTCCGCAGGATCAGAATGCAGAAAGGCTTTAGCCAGCGGGAACTGTCTGCGCGCTGTAATGTGGACAATGCCGATATTTCACGGATGGAAAACGGGGATATCAATATCACCCTGAGAACCCTTGAACAGTTGGCGAACGCTCTCGATGTAGCCATATTGGAACTCCTCACCATCCATCATCAACAGTAA
- a CDS encoding acylphosphatase yields the protein MIHKEILVKGKVQGVYFRATAKSVADRLGIHGTVKNTLDGEVSIIAEGPGEAMEEFISWCEQGPPGARVTGLVITDGPLRHYADFNILRR from the coding sequence ATGATCCATAAGGAAATACTGGTAAAAGGAAAGGTACAGGGCGTTTACTTCAGGGCTACCGCCAAATCCGTTGCAGACAGATTGGGAATCCACGGCACCGTCAAAAATACACTGGACGGAGAGGTATCCATCATTGCCGAAGGCCCCGGCGAAGCCATGGAAGAATTTATCAGCTGGTGCGAACAAGGCCCCCCGGGGGCAAGGGTAACCGGATTGGTGATCACCGACGGCCCTCTCCGGCACTATGCAGATTTCAATATCCTTCGCAGATAA